The Panacibacter microcysteis genome includes a window with the following:
- a CDS encoding gliding motility lipoprotein GldH encodes MKKLLLFLLIAVCFSACDTINIYEKTKAFPKHAWSSKEKLSFNFTITDTTAPYNIFAVLRHEDAYHFNNIWLSVTTINPEKKTDNQRIELKLGDNNKWFGNAMDDIIEQRILLTKFPVKLKAGEYTFTLQQIMREDPLPNMLNAGIRVEKAVQ; translated from the coding sequence TTGAAAAAGCTATTACTCTTCTTACTTATAGCCGTTTGCTTTTCAGCGTGCGATACGATTAACATCTACGAGAAAACAAAAGCATTTCCAAAACACGCATGGAGCAGCAAAGAAAAACTCTCGTTCAATTTTACCATTACAGATACAACAGCGCCCTATAATATTTTCGCGGTGCTGCGCCATGAAGATGCTTACCATTTTAATAACATCTGGCTCAGTGTAACAACCATTAACCCTGAAAAAAAAACAGATAATCAACGCATCGAACTTAAACTGGGTGACAATAATAAATGGTTTGGCAATGCCATGGATGATATCATTGAACAGCGCATATTGCTTACCAAATTCCCGGTTAAGCTAAAGGCCGGGGAATATACCTTTACACTACAACAGATCATGCGGGAAGACCCGCTGCCCAACATGCTTAATGCAGGCATACGCGTAGAAAAAGCTGTGCAATAA
- a CDS encoding YicC/YloC family endoribonuclease, with translation MLYSMTGYGRAEQTINDKTFLVEIRSLNGKQYDIRLTLPGIMKSFEMDIRSMLNEGLLRGSIECIITLKQNGSSKAVAINTALLKAYYATISETAKELGLGTENVLSALLKLPDVVTPTTEILNDADWAAFKKVLQQAIDQLNEHRRDEGKSMEDDLLARIANIEYQQKIIAPLEPARREKIKDGLKKVLEENVGKENYDPNRLEQELIYYIEKIDISEEQVRLSNHCDYFRNVLLEKEISKGKKLSFILQEIGREINTTGSKAYDADIQKSVVLMKDELEKAKEQVLNIL, from the coding sequence ATGTTGTATTCAATGACAGGTTATGGACGTGCAGAGCAAACAATCAATGATAAGACCTTTCTTGTAGAGATCCGTTCGCTGAATGGTAAACAATATGATATTCGTCTTACACTGCCGGGTATTATGAAAAGCTTTGAGATGGACATCCGCAGTATGTTGAATGAAGGATTGCTACGTGGCAGCATTGAATGCATTATTACCTTAAAACAAAACGGCTCTTCCAAAGCCGTTGCTATTAATACAGCGTTATTAAAAGCGTACTACGCTACCATTTCTGAAACTGCCAAAGAACTTGGCTTAGGCACCGAAAATGTACTAAGTGCACTGCTTAAACTGCCGGATGTGGTAACGCCCACTACAGAAATACTTAACGATGCAGACTGGGCGGCATTTAAAAAAGTATTGCAACAGGCCATAGACCAGTTAAACGAACACCGCAGAGATGAAGGCAAAAGCATGGAAGATGACCTGCTGGCACGCATTGCCAACATAGAATACCAGCAAAAAATAATTGCCCCGCTGGAGCCTGCAAGAAGAGAAAAAATAAAAGACGGTTTAAAGAAAGTGCTCGAAGAAAACGTGGGCAAAGAAAATTACGACCCCAACAGGCTGGAACAGGAACTGATCTATTACATAGAAAAAATAGATATCAGCGAAGAGCAGGTAAGGCTTAGCAACCACTGCGATTATTTCAGGAACGTGCTGCTCGAAAAAGAAATAAGCAAAGGCAAAAAGCTTTCATTTATTTTGCAGGAAATTGGCAGAGAGATCAATACCACCGGGTCAAAAGCATATGACGCAGACATACAAAAAAGTGTGGTGCTTATGAAAGATGAACTCGAGAAAGCAAAAGAGCAGGTACTCAATATTCTTTAA
- a CDS encoding S9 family peptidase, translated as MRYCSARLMLAGFVLLASQSFAQQKELTTDQMLKGNTKGLLNELPKVGGWKDDAHYILLKPLGDRKYDTVLVDAKTGKETHYIATPENKPVVLLKENDIVFKAADGAEKKLTATKEEEKNPTLSPDGSKIAFTRNNDLYVLDVASGKEDRLTTDGTDLVYNGWASWVYYEEILGRPTRYKAFWWNPDSKRIAYMRFDDSQVPLFPIVGADGQHGYVENTRYPKAGDKNPEVKVGIVDIVSKQTVWSDFNAKDDQYFGTPFWTPDGSALWLQWMNRHQNHLIVYAIDPASGSKKPVYDEQQQTWVDWLEDIHFLGDNKGYIIQSDKSGWMHLYNYDMQGNLLKQITDGSWTVKDIVKIDEAKKTIWFTARKDNSARYDLYKTKMDGTGLQRLTFGDYTHTTSLSPNGSYFITTYSNVATPTKMALVDIKGNVKQIADSKNAALEDYNLAKTELLRVRTSDGKYELPVLITWPANMDSSKKYPVLISIYGGPNAGTVFDGWKGINQAQWWAKEGLIQVAIDHRASGHFGKTGQNYIYKDLGNWEIKDYSDVVKWLDAKPFIDKNKICITGFSYGGYTTCMALTRGAEFFTHGIAGGSVTDWALYDSHYTERYMGLPSENVEGYKSNSVLTYVKNYKGNLFIVHGTMDDNVHMQNSLQLIGAMQDAKKDFSMMFYPGGRHGWGNLKERWQHFNNEKTKYYYQYLLEKPVPKEILQ; from the coding sequence ATGAGATATTGTTCTGCACGTTTAATGCTTGCCGGCTTTGTTTTGCTGGCCTCTCAAAGTTTTGCGCAGCAAAAAGAACTTACCACAGATCAGATGCTGAAAGGCAACACAAAAGGTTTGCTGAACGAATTGCCAAAAGTGGGTGGCTGGAAAGACGATGCGCATTATATTTTGTTGAAACCTTTGGGCGACAGAAAGTATGATACAGTACTGGTTGATGCAAAAACGGGAAAAGAAACGCACTATATAGCAACACCCGAAAACAAACCTGTTGTGCTGTTAAAAGAAAACGATATTGTTTTTAAAGCCGCAGATGGGGCAGAGAAAAAACTAACTGCAACAAAGGAAGAAGAAAAAAATCCAACATTATCACCAGACGGTTCTAAAATAGCGTTTACGCGCAATAACGACCTGTACGTACTGGACGTTGCAAGTGGCAAAGAAGACAGGCTTACCACAGATGGTACCGACCTTGTTTACAATGGCTGGGCAAGCTGGGTATATTATGAAGAAATCCTGGGCAGGCCAACCAGGTACAAAGCTTTCTGGTGGAACCCCGACAGTAAACGCATTGCCTATATGCGTTTTGATGATAGCCAGGTTCCTTTGTTCCCGATTGTAGGTGCTGATGGACAACATGGCTACGTGGAAAATACAAGATACCCCAAAGCTGGTGATAAAAACCCCGAAGTAAAAGTGGGTATTGTAGACATTGTCTCAAAACAGACGGTGTGGAGTGATTTTAATGCCAAAGATGATCAATATTTCGGCACACCCTTCTGGACGCCTGATGGTTCAGCGCTCTGGCTGCAATGGATGAACAGGCACCAGAATCACCTGATTGTTTATGCAATTGATCCTGCGAGTGGCAGCAAGAAACCTGTGTATGATGAACAACAGCAAACATGGGTAGACTGGCTGGAAGACATTCATTTCCTGGGTGATAATAAGGGCTATATTATACAAAGCGACAAAAGTGGCTGGATGCACCTGTACAATTACGACATGCAGGGAAACCTGTTGAAACAAATTACTGACGGCAGCTGGACGGTAAAAGACATCGTGAAAATCGATGAAGCGAAAAAGACAATCTGGTTTACGGCGCGCAAAGACAATTCTGCACGCTATGACCTTTACAAAACAAAAATGGATGGTACCGGCCTGCAACGGTTGACTTTTGGAGATTATACACACACCACTAGCCTTTCGCCCAATGGTTCTTATTTCATTACCACTTATTCGAATGTTGCTACGCCTACCAAAATGGCGCTGGTAGACATAAAAGGAAACGTAAAACAAATTGCCGACAGCAAAAATGCCGCACTGGAAGATTATAATCTTGCAAAAACAGAATTGCTGCGTGTAAGAACGTCTGATGGCAAATATGAACTGCCTGTGCTGATTACATGGCCTGCCAATATGGACAGCAGCAAAAAATATCCCGTACTCATCAGCATTTATGGCGGCCCCAATGCCGGCACTGTATTCGATGGCTGGAAAGGAATTAACCAGGCGCAGTGGTGGGCCAAAGAGGGTCTGATACAGGTAGCCATCGATCACCGGGCATCCGGCCACTTTGGAAAAACGGGGCAGAATTATATTTACAAAGACCTCGGCAACTGGGAAATAAAAGACTACAGTGATGTGGTGAAATGGCTTGATGCAAAACCCTTCATTGATAAAAACAAGATCTGCATTACCGGCTTTAGCTATGGTGGCTACACTACCTGTATGGCTTTAACAAGAGGTGCTGAATTTTTTACGCATGGTATTGCGGGCGGCAGCGTTACAGACTGGGCCTTGTACGATTCTCATTATACAGAACGATACATGGGGCTGCCATCAGAAAATGTGGAAGGTTATAAGAGCAACTCTGTTCTTACCTATGTAAAGAATTACAAAGGCAACCTTTTTATCGTGCATGGCACTATGGATGATAATGTGCACATGCAAAACAGCCTTCAGCTGATCGGCGCAATGCAGGATGCCAAAAAGGATTTCTCCATGATGTTCTACCCCGGTGGCAGGCATGGATGGGGTAACCTGAAAGAAAGATGGCAACATTTCAACAACGAAAAAACAAAATACTACTACCAGTACCTGCTGGAAAAACCGGTACCAAAAGAGATATTACAATAA
- a CDS encoding 2-phosphosulfolactate phosphatase yields the protein MANQPTLHTILSPGLLNLYDVKDSIVVIIDVFRATSTIATALYNGAEKIIPVAAVEDCIAIGKKLQAITAGERDGKIIEGLQHGNSPAEYPASFIKGKTLVLTTTNGTKLLHMALESGAAEVITGSFPNLTAVSRHLIAMKKNVFLGCSAWKNRFNLEDTMFAGAVINRIKDHFTIRCDSSLMAEDMYNMHKHDMNSFIRKTTHWHRLASYGLEKDLEYCVTPDVANVLPQYKDGALVVGQ from the coding sequence ATGGCAAATCAACCAACATTACATACCATTCTCTCTCCCGGTTTATTGAATTTATACGATGTAAAAGACAGTATTGTTGTAATTATTGATGTTTTCAGGGCAACTTCAACTATTGCTACAGCATTGTATAATGGTGCAGAAAAAATAATACCTGTTGCTGCGGTAGAAGATTGTATTGCCATTGGTAAAAAGCTACAGGCAATTACTGCGGGCGAAAGGGATGGAAAAATAATTGAAGGATTACAACACGGCAATTCTCCTGCAGAATACCCTGCATCATTTATAAAAGGTAAAACGCTGGTACTTACTACAACAAATGGTACCAAGCTTTTACACATGGCGCTCGAAAGTGGCGCCGCTGAAGTGATAACGGGTTCCTTTCCTAATCTTACGGCTGTAAGCAGGCATTTGATTGCCATGAAGAAAAATGTTTTTCTTGGATGCTCTGCCTGGAAAAACAGGTTTAACCTGGAAGACACCATGTTTGCCGGTGCAGTAATCAACCGGATAAAAGACCATTTCACCATTCGCTGCGACAGCAGCCTGATGGCTGAAGACATGTACAATATGCACAAACACGACATGAACAGCTTTATACGCAAAACTACCCACTGGCACAGGCTTGCTTCCTATGGTTTGGAAAAAGATCTTGAATATTGTGTAACGCCGGATGTGGCCAATGTTTTACCACAATATAAAGATGGCGCTTTGGTTGTTGGGCAATAA
- a CDS encoding glycoside hydrolase family 125 protein, translating into MKTRRDFIQSAGIVGTGVLLNSHKLFANKRFEFTSKRPPVAERKFTSTAVEEAIQRIKKDIPGQELGWLFENCFPNTLDTTVDFEMIDGKPDTYVITGDIDAMWLRDSSAQVWPYLALMKNDEKLQQLIAGVINRQTKCILKDPYANAFYKDENKVSEWKETDITDMKPGIHERKWEIDSLCYPIRLSYQYWKITGDDVPFDTEWIKAVELIVKTFKEQQRKTGEGPYSFQRKTAWATDGVPLSGYGYPVKPVGLICSMFRPSDDATIFPFLVPANFFAVASLKQAAEMISKISGDNKFANECTQLANEVSNALKQYAVVQHAQMGKVYAYEVNGFGSYNLMDDANVPSLLSLPYLGAVSTADPVYQSTRKLLHSSYNPFFFKGTAAEGIGGPHAGMNMIWPLSITMRALTSVNDAEIKQCVQWLTKTHAGTGFMHESFHKDDPSKFTRKWFAWSNTLFGELIMHLHDKKNGLLKGIA; encoded by the coding sequence ATGAAAACAAGAAGGGATTTTATTCAGTCTGCAGGTATTGTTGGTACAGGTGTATTACTAAACAGCCATAAACTTTTTGCAAACAAACGTTTTGAATTTACCAGCAAAAGGCCGCCGGTGGCAGAGCGCAAATTTACAAGCACAGCCGTGGAAGAAGCTATTCAGCGTATTAAAAAAGATATACCCGGCCAGGAACTTGGCTGGCTGTTTGAAAATTGCTTTCCAAACACGTTGGATACTACTGTTGATTTTGAAATGATCGATGGAAAGCCAGACACCTATGTAATTACAGGTGATATTGATGCCATGTGGTTACGCGACAGCAGCGCGCAGGTATGGCCTTACCTGGCATTAATGAAAAACGATGAAAAGCTACAGCAATTGATTGCAGGCGTAATAAACCGGCAAACCAAATGCATACTGAAAGATCCTTATGCCAATGCATTTTATAAAGATGAAAACAAAGTAAGCGAATGGAAAGAAACGGACATCACAGACATGAAACCCGGTATTCATGAGAGAAAGTGGGAGATCGATTCATTGTGTTACCCTATCAGGCTTTCTTACCAGTACTGGAAAATAACCGGCGATGATGTTCCTTTTGATACCGAATGGATAAAGGCCGTAGAACTTATTGTAAAGACGTTTAAAGAGCAACAACGAAAGACCGGCGAAGGTCCATATAGTTTCCAGCGCAAAACCGCATGGGCTACAGACGGTGTACCACTTAGCGGTTATGGGTACCCGGTAAAACCGGTAGGGCTTATCTGTTCTATGTTCAGGCCGAGCGATGATGCAACGATATTTCCGTTCCTGGTGCCTGCCAACTTCTTTGCTGTGGCATCTTTAAAGCAGGCTGCAGAAATGATCAGTAAAATAAGCGGCGATAACAAATTTGCGAATGAGTGTACACAACTGGCCAATGAAGTAAGCAATGCACTGAAGCAATATGCTGTTGTGCAGCATGCACAAATGGGTAAGGTTTACGCTTACGAGGTAAATGGCTTTGGCAGTTATAATTTAATGGATGATGCCAATGTACCCAGCCTTTTATCGTTGCCATATCTTGGCGCCGTAAGTACTGCAGACCCTGTTTATCAAAGTACGAGGAAACTACTGCATTCCTCTTATAATCCTTTTTTCTTTAAAGGCACTGCGGCCGAAGGCATTGGTGGTCCGCACGCAGGCATGAACATGATTTGGCCTTTGAGCATTACCATGCGTGCTTTAACCAGCGTGAACGATGCGGAGATTAAGCAATGTGTGCAGTGGCTTACAAAAACGCATGCAGGTACGGGCTTTATGCATGAATCTTTTCATAAAGATGACCCGTCTAAGTTTACGCGTAAATGGTTTGCATGGTCCAATACTTTATTTGGCGAACTGATCATGCATTTGCATGATAAAAAGAACGGGTTGCTGAAGGGCATTGCATAG
- the ctlX gene encoding citrulline utilization hydrolase CtlX: MSYIASTILMVRPASFGFNAETAQNNVFQKKLDGTQKDIQQKAVAEFDKFVAALRKKEIDVLVFDDTSKPVKPDAIFPNNWFCTLNDGTLAVFPMYAANRRLEKNDELLKMLVEKYNVRDVEDWSEYEAEGLYLEGTGSMIIDQEHKIIYACISPRTNKSVLEKFAHAHGYKAMLFFSRDENGTDIYHTNVIMHLGETYAVICLESIPGETERIAVSQLLIATGHEVIPITLKQVHAFAGNMLQVKNAKEEKYTILSKSAYNALTKEQKEILQTHSNLLPMDITTIETIGGGSTRCMMAEVFLDKK, from the coding sequence ATGAGTTACATTGCCTCTACCATTCTTATGGTACGCCCCGCAAGCTTTGGGTTTAATGCAGAAACCGCGCAGAACAATGTGTTTCAAAAAAAATTAGACGGAACACAAAAAGACATACAACAAAAAGCTGTGGCAGAGTTTGACAAATTTGTAGCCGCACTGCGCAAAAAAGAAATTGATGTGCTTGTTTTTGATGATACCAGTAAGCCTGTAAAGCCAGATGCAATATTTCCCAACAACTGGTTCTGTACGTTGAATGATGGCACACTCGCAGTGTTCCCCATGTATGCAGCCAACAGGCGTCTTGAAAAAAATGATGAACTGCTGAAGATGCTGGTTGAAAAATACAACGTAAGAGATGTGGAAGACTGGAGTGAATATGAAGCAGAAGGCCTTTACCTGGAAGGTACCGGCAGCATGATCATAGACCAGGAACATAAAATCATTTATGCATGCATTTCGCCGCGTACCAATAAAAGCGTGCTTGAAAAATTTGCACATGCACATGGCTATAAAGCAATGCTGTTCTTTTCAAGAGACGAAAACGGAACAGACATTTACCACACCAATGTAATCATGCACCTGGGAGAAACCTATGCGGTTATCTGTCTCGAATCAATACCGGGCGAAACGGAACGCATTGCTGTTTCACAATTGCTTATTGCAACAGGGCACGAAGTTATACCCATCACGCTTAAGCAGGTGCATGCATTTGCAGGCAATATGCTACAGGTAAAAAATGCAAAAGAAGAAAAATATACCATCCTCAGCAAGTCTGCCTATAATGCGCTTACCAAAGAGCAAAAAGAGATTTTGCAAACACACAGCAATCTTCTGCCTATGGATATAACCACTATTGAAACCATTGGTGGCGGAAGTACAAGATGTATGATGGCAGAAGTGTTCCTGGACAAAAAGTAA
- a CDS encoding arginine deiminase family protein has translation MQTSAINVSSEIGTLKRLLIHSPDGGIGKVVPGKFKEWLYDDTVHLAQMRREYNEYIKLLLYFLDPEKIPYILECEKKQAGQKQADCYKPDNPAYFNSDKVLETQFLLTEILKKESLRQRIISAVCAWEGCSFATERLLQTITDAAELAKVLITGVLHDKDKSIKEFVFAPVPNFIFTRDIGITINDHLLLSNAATAARERENLLMKFISFYYIFEGNEDKLIEISESSDFFLLDENEQKDFKTSVEGGDVMMIAPNHLLIGCSERTTPSAVDEVIHKILFNNKTGVEKITVIKIPRHRSVMHIDTVFTHVRKDTWVLFGKFSERVGQERNDKQFGYYRYYLDKDYIPEHDSIEIFRVYKPLNETYQPGKDYTIDISNKVKGLESLLRNISIEDFGVKEENVKIIYSGNNVFPHDEREQWTDSCNLLALKDGVVVGYDRNDETFKAFVANGFSVIKASELFKKFEQKELTPADVKDTLILLPSAELSRARGGAHCMSMPLLREKI, from the coding sequence ATGCAAACAAGTGCTATTAATGTAAGTTCTGAAATAGGAACACTGAAACGATTGCTGATACATAGCCCGGATGGTGGCATTGGAAAAGTTGTTCCGGGAAAATTTAAAGAGTGGTTATATGACGATACAGTGCATCTTGCGCAAATGCGCAGGGAGTACAACGAGTATATAAAACTGCTGTTGTATTTTCTTGATCCTGAAAAAATACCATATATACTGGAATGCGAAAAAAAACAGGCGGGACAAAAACAGGCAGATTGCTACAAGCCTGATAACCCTGCATATTTTAACAGCGATAAAGTGCTGGAAACGCAATTCCTGTTAACAGAGATACTGAAAAAAGAATCGCTGCGCCAGCGCATTATTTCTGCGGTGTGCGCATGGGAAGGGTGCAGTTTTGCCACCGAACGTTTACTGCAAACTATTACAGATGCTGCCGAGCTGGCCAAAGTTTTAATAACAGGCGTACTGCACGATAAAGACAAAAGCATTAAAGAATTTGTGTTTGCGCCGGTACCCAATTTTATTTTTACAAGAGATATTGGTATTACCATCAACGATCATTTATTATTGAGCAATGCCGCCACTGCAGCAAGGGAAAGGGAAAACCTGTTGATGAAATTCATCTCTTTCTATTACATCTTTGAAGGCAATGAAGACAAGCTGATAGAAATATCTGAATCGAGCGATTTCTTTTTGCTGGATGAAAATGAACAGAAAGATTTTAAAACATCTGTTGAAGGCGGAGATGTAATGATGATTGCGCCCAACCATTTATTAATCGGCTGCAGTGAGCGTACTACGCCATCTGCCGTTGATGAAGTGATCCACAAAATACTATTCAACAACAAAACCGGTGTGGAGAAAATTACGGTAATAAAAATACCGCGCCACCGCTCTGTGATGCACATAGATACGGTGTTTACCCACGTAAGGAAAGATACATGGGTTTTGTTTGGAAAATTTTCTGAGCGCGTAGGGCAGGAAAGAAACGATAAACAATTTGGCTATTACCGCTACTACCTGGATAAAGATTATATACCCGAACACGATAGCATAGAAATATTTCGTGTATACAAACCTTTGAACGAAACTTACCAGCCCGGCAAAGATTACACCATTGACATTAGCAATAAAGTAAAAGGCCTGGAGTCTTTATTACGCAACATCAGCATAGAAGACTTTGGCGTAAAAGAAGAAAACGTAAAAATTATTTACAGCGGCAACAATGTTTTTCCACACGATGAGCGTGAACAATGGACAGACAGCTGCAACCTGCTGGCATTGAAAGATGGCGTGGTGGTTGGCTACGACAGGAATGATGAAACCTTCAAAGCCTTTGTGGCAAACGGTTTCAGCGTTATAAAAGCAAGCGAACTGTTTAAAAAATTCGAACAAAAAGAATTAACGCCCGCAGACGTGAAAGATACTTTGATCTTACTACCTTCCGCAGAATTATCAAGAGCAAGAGGCGGTGCACATTGCATGAGTATGCCCTTGCTGAGAGAAAAAATATAA
- a CDS encoding 4a-hydroxytetrahydrobiopterin dehydratase, translated as MWKEEKNTLYQKFEFKDFAEAFSFMTRVAFAAEKMDHHPTWKNTYNTVEIWLSTHDAGDVVTDKDRKLSVKIDALAK; from the coding sequence ATGTGGAAGGAAGAAAAAAATACACTTTACCAGAAGTTTGAGTTTAAAGATTTTGCTGAAGCCTTTTCTTTTATGACCAGGGTTGCTTTCGCTGCTGAAAAAATGGATCATCACCCAACATGGAAGAATACATACAATACCGTAGAAATATGGCTGAGTACACACGATGCGGGTGATGTGGTTACAGATAAAGACAGAAAACTTTCTGTAAAAATTGATGCACTGGCCAAATAA
- a CDS encoding IPExxxVDY family protein: MSTMKLKLNIDELTDDFFEETRLLGITATTKSYRFCWTINNMIGFDFRLNPDIEIHLQKKGRQYFFPVYQFNVPSSYLSHYIYHNQYDGEYLLPEFKHMDFLWLMKGEMMADDDCHTLIQAIRKINGVQLVAELTNEHIKNKGNLVF, translated from the coding sequence ATGAGTACAATGAAGTTAAAGCTGAACATTGATGAACTGACAGACGACTTCTTTGAAGAAACACGTTTGCTGGGCATTACGGCTACCACAAAAAGTTATCGCTTTTGCTGGACGATCAACAATATGATTGGTTTCGATTTCCGGCTTAACCCGGATATAGAAATTCATTTGCAAAAAAAAGGACGGCAGTATTTTTTTCCCGTTTACCAGTTCAATGTTCCCAGCTCTTATCTTTCGCATTATATTTATCACAACCAGTATGATGGAGAATACCTGCTGCCTGAATTTAAACACATGGATTTTCTGTGGCTGATGAAGGGCGAAATGATGGCCGATGATGATTGCCACACACTCATACAAGCCATCAGGAAAATAAATGGTGTACAACTGGTGGCAGAACTTACCAATGAACATATCAAAAACAAAGGCAATCTTGTATTCTGA
- a CDS encoding M28 family peptidase: MKKFFVAVMLLPLLVTAQTKKQKKAQEKADKITIANVEAHVKYLADDKLEGRRTGTAGETLAMHYIADQFAKNGLQPKGTNGFIQEFDINEGKQFDEKENSFSINDHQLQLKEDYFPLPFSGNTAISGIASPGLREKGEPWFFDVRDIVAENKSNPHFDIYDALLKEAKITATKGGTALIVYNSSAETDNIQFNRNDNTAALSLPVIFIQHKAAEKYLEDSTGTYDLAIKTSLKQQSRKAHNVVGYLNFNAPTTVIIGAHFDHLGYGEDANSLDGQGQIHNGADDNASGTAALIEMTRLLQHTKARSNNYLFIAFSGEELGLFGSKYWLEKPSVNIVPNYMLNMDMIGRYSPDKKLTIGGYGTSPVWGQVFSNTSSADLVVKFDSSGSGPSDHASFYRKDIPVLFFFTNSHPDYHKATDDWDKINYKGEVAIIDYISNIIEATDTKGKLAFTKTRDAEMKSVPLPVTLGVIPDYGFSGTGMRIDGVSKGKTGERIGLQAGDVLLQLGEYKFVDVMTYMGALKNFKKGDKTTLRIKRGDKEMTFNVEFQ, from the coding sequence ATGAAGAAATTTTTTGTTGCTGTTATGTTGCTGCCCTTACTGGTTACGGCGCAAACAAAGAAGCAGAAAAAAGCACAGGAGAAAGCCGATAAAATAACAATAGCAAATGTTGAGGCCCATGTAAAATATCTGGCAGACGATAAACTGGAAGGCCGCCGCACCGGCACTGCAGGAGAAACCCTCGCCATGCACTACATTGCAGACCAGTTTGCAAAAAATGGTTTACAGCCTAAAGGAACCAATGGTTTTATACAGGAATTTGATATAAATGAAGGCAAACAGTTCGATGAAAAAGAAAATAGTTTTTCCATCAACGATCATCAGCTACAACTAAAAGAAGATTATTTTCCGCTGCCGTTTTCAGGCAATACCGCCATAAGTGGTATAGCTTCTCCAGGCCTCAGAGAAAAAGGAGAGCCCTGGTTTTTTGATGTAAGAGACATTGTAGCCGAAAATAAAAGCAACCCGCATTTCGACATTTACGATGCATTGCTCAAAGAAGCAAAAATAACCGCAACGAAAGGTGGCACCGCGCTGATTGTTTACAACAGTTCTGCAGAAACAGATAATATACAGTTTAACAGGAACGATAATACAGCAGCACTTTCATTGCCGGTAATTTTTATACAACATAAAGCCGCGGAAAAATACTTGGAAGATTCAACCGGTACTTATGATCTTGCTATTAAAACAAGCCTTAAGCAACAAAGCCGCAAAGCACACAATGTTGTTGGCTACCTCAATTTTAATGCACCTACCACCGTCATCATCGGTGCACATTTCGATCACCTGGGGTACGGTGAAGATGCCAATAGCCTCGACGGCCAGGGACAAATACACAATGGCGCCGATGACAACGCAAGCGGCACAGCAGCCCTGATAGAAATGACCCGCCTGCTGCAACATACAAAAGCACGTAGTAACAATTACCTGTTTATAGCCTTTTCGGGTGAAGAACTTGGTTTGTTTGGTTCAAAATATTGGTTAGAAAAACCTTCTGTGAACATTGTACCAAACTATATGCTTAACATGGATATGATAGGCCGGTACAGCCCTGATAAAAAACTGACTATTGGTGGCTATGGCACATCACCGGTGTGGGGCCAGGTGTTTAGCAATACTTCATCTGCCGATCTTGTTGTAAAATTCGACAGCAGCGGGTCCGGCCCCAGTGATCATGCTTCGTTTTACAGGAAAGATATACCGGTGCTGTTCTTTTTTACCAACAGCCATCCCGATTATCACAAGGCAACAGACGACTGGGATAAGATCAATTACAAAGGCGAAGTAGCTATCATTGATTATATCAGCAACATTATAGAAGCAACAGACACCAAAGGAAAACTTGCCTTTACCAAAACAAGAGATGCAGAAATGAAATCTGTACCGCTGCCGGTAACATTGGGTGTAATTCCGGATTATGGCTTTAGTGGCACCGGTATGCGTATAGATGGTGTTAGCAAAGGCAAAACAGGTGAGCGTATAGGCCTGCAGGCGGGCGATGTACTGTTGCAACTGGGCGAGTATAAGTTTGTAGATGTAATGACCTACATGGGTGCATTGAAGAACTTTAAAAAGGGAGATAAAACAACACTTCGCATTAAACGCGGCGATAAAGAAATGACCTTTAATGTAGAATTTCAATGA